From a single Patescibacteria group bacterium genomic region:
- a CDS encoding DUF5678 domain-containing protein, translating into MAINWTKIYKKYKGNWVALAADEKTVLGAGKTVREALDQAKKKSNKTPFLTRVPEKLVPYIG; encoded by the coding sequence ATGGCTATCAACTGGACAAAAATCTATAAAAAATATAAAGGCAATTGGGTTGCTTTGGCAGCTGATGAAAAAACGGTTCTTGGTGCTGGGAAGACCGTCCGTGAAGCGCTGGATCAAGCAAAAAAAAAGAGTAACAAGACTCCGTTTTTGACGCGCGTACCCGAAAAGCTCGTCCCCTATATCGGCTGA
- a CDS encoding thermonuclease family protein gives MVKKVLYTTLGLIGLIVVLGVFVGGSEPSVNQNTASTSQDASAVADIAPESEQTDTENTATVSAASEQVQPAPTAHQDTFYLVTKVVDGDTIALRMNGITETIRLIGINTPETVDPRTAVLCFGTEASNKAKELLMGKQVRIEKDPSQGDRDKYGRLLAYVYREDGLFFNKYMIEKGYAYEYTYNIPYKYQSEFKAAQKSAEAKKYGLWGNGACDGSEQTKTPPPPPTPPPSSQYSCATNLYNCSDFLTHMEAQSVYEACGGAGNDVHKLDNDKDGLACESLP, from the coding sequence ATGGTCAAGAAAGTCTTGTATACCACCTTAGGACTTATTGGACTTATTGTCGTGCTCGGTGTTTTTGTTGGTGGTTCAGAACCTTCAGTAAACCAAAACACCGCTTCAACATCCCAAGATGCCTCGGCCGTCGCTGATATTGCTCCAGAATCCGAACAAACAGACACGGAAAACACCGCGACAGTTTCTGCGGCAAGCGAGCAGGTACAACCTGCCCCGACCGCTCATCAAGATACATTTTATCTCGTTACGAAGGTCGTTGACGGAGATACCATTGCCCTCCGTATGAATGGTATAACGGAGACCATTCGCCTTATCGGCATCAATACGCCAGAAACCGTTGACCCGCGTACCGCCGTTCTATGTTTTGGCACTGAAGCGTCAAACAAAGCAAAGGAGCTTTTGATGGGCAAGCAAGTTCGGATTGAAAAAGATCCGTCCCAAGGTGATCGCGATAAGTACGGCCGTCTTCTTGCCTACGTCTACCGAGAAGACGGACTTTTTTTTAACAAGTATATGATAGAAAAAGGATATGCATACGAGTACACATACAACATCCCGTACAAGTATCAGTCGGAATTTAAGGCGGCGCAGAAATCCGCGGAGGCAAAGAAGTATGGGCTCTGGGGCAACGGCGCTTGTGATGGATCTGAACAAACAAAAACACCACCTCCTCCACCAACACCACCTCCTTCCTCTCAATATTCTTGCGCAACAAACCTCTACAACTGTAGCGATTTTTTGACGCATATGGAAGCGCAGTCGGTCTATGAGGCGTGCGGGGGAGCGGGTAACGACGTACACAAGTTGGATAACGACAAGGATGGTTTGGCGTGCGAGAGTTTGCCGTGA